Proteins from one Salarias fasciatus unplaced genomic scaffold, fSalaFa1.1, whole genome shotgun sequence genomic window:
- the LOC115384890 gene encoding scavenger receptor cysteine-rich type 1 protein M130-like, with the protein RLVGGSSGCSGGLELKRLGEWRPVDDYRWNLKLLTAVYGVRLLNGSSRCSGRLQVKTNPSDQTWSSVCEADLDLQDAQVVCRELGCGAPSVLQGALYGDVQTPRWSPEFQCGGHESALLDCRSSGSARSSCSPGKAAGLTCSGFPETRLVGENSRCAGSLQIISSGVWRPTYIQWWSLEKAAVFCSQLHCGSAVSADQTFPVNSTLTVVIMEDCFQSGSDFMKCSYLYESYSSSNLTCSGKFISGVPHSPQSELKFCE; encoded by the exons aggttggtgggaggaagctctggctgttcaggtggactggagctgaaacgCCTCGGAGAATGGAGACCAGTGGACGACTATCGCTGGAACCTGAAGTTATTAACTGCAGTCT acggggtgcggctgctgaatggatccagtcgttgttcaggcagactgcaggtgaagactaacccgtctgaccagacctggtcctcagtgtgtgaagcagacctggacctgcaggatgcacaggtggtgtgtcgggagctgggctgcggggctccttcggtcctgcagggggcgctctatggagacgtgcagactcccaggtggagcccagagttccagtgtggaggccatgagtctgctctgctggactgtagaagttcaggctcagctagaagcagctgctcacctggtaaagctgctggactcacctgctcag GGTTTCCTGAAACCAGGCtggtgggagaaaacagtcgctgtgcaggttctctgcagatcATAAGCTCTGGAGTTTGGAGACCAACATATATCCAGTGGTGGTCTTtggagaaagcagctgttttttgttcacaACTTCACTGCGGCTCTGCCGTGTCTGCAGATCAGACATTTCCAGTCAACTCCACACTTACAGTGGTGATCATGGAGGACTGCTTTCAGTCTGGGTCTGATTTCATGAAGTGTTCATATCTCTATGAAAGTTACTCCAGCAGTAATCTGACCTGCTCAGGTAAGTTCATCAGTGGTGTTCCTCACTCACCACAATCAGAGTTAAAGTTCTGTGAAtga